CCCGTTCTCGACCTCGAAGTCGACGAAGGTCTCAACCCCGCGGCCCTCGCCGTATGGACACAGACCTTCCTGACCGAAGTCGAGCGCGCCACAGGCAAAAAGCCCATGGTGTATACCTACCGCTACTTCTGGTACGAGCGCATGAACAACACCAACGCTTTCACCGGCTACCCGTTGTGGCTGGCCGCCTACCAAAACCAAGCTCCGCGCCCAGTCGGCGGCTGGGACAAAGTTTCGGTATGGCAGCGCAGCGACGCCGGACGCATCGCCGGAGTCAGCACCCCGGTTGACCACAACATCTTCAACGGCGACATCAGCGCCTTCCACAACTTCGTCGGTGGCGACCTCACCGCCGGTGGCGGAGTCCTCGAGAGCTTCCAGGCACCCGAGTCGGGAGAACTGGCAGTTTTGGCCCAAGATAACACCGCCCTGGTGGTGGCCATCCTCGCTCTTGCAGCCGGTATCCTCGCCGCGCCGCAACTTGCTCAGGCGGCCGAGCAGGTGGGATTTAACAACTTTGACGCTGAGAACATCACCAACTCCGTGCGCGATTTGGTTGCCAGCGGTGAGCTGCCCGTCGAGGACCTGCGCACGATGATGATCGGCGACTACTCCGTCGGTGACCTGCTAATCCTGCTTCACAACGCCTCCGCCTAACTTTGTGGCAACCGCGAGATAAGCCCCGAGGGGGATTATCTCGCGGCGTTGACGTGCTCGCCTGAAATCCTCGGGCTATTTCCCATCCACGAGTGAAGTTGCACATGGTTGTACCGGTAGCGCCCGCGTCTGTTTGCTCCCCGGCTGCGCGGGTGTTGCTGTAGCGATGGCGCAGTTCAGCGTCGCAGATCTCGGCCTTACTTAGCTCAACTGCCAACCCACAAAGCGCAAGAGCGCATCTTATCGTTCATGGCAGAGTTGGCTTGCCAACCTCCACACTGGTTGGCGTGGGGCGCAGATCCTGCCGCTTTTTTCACAGCGCAGCCCACGTGCCCACCGAAGTAGCGCTGCGATTTAGCGACGTCAACCGCGCGCAGTTCAGAATCGAGCCCGACGTCCGTACGCTGCGGTGAATAATCCGCAACGACAGCTCTGAAGACGTATCTCGCCCACAAATCCAGCGCGGCGTCGAATCGAGACCGCACCGTCAACCACGTCGCTCGCGGCTCCTATCGGGTCAGCTTTCCAACCGCAGCCGCCTTCCAAACCACGGAATTGTTAAGGATCGTGGCGTGCTAGCGCCGGTGCCCGGCGCAAAAGATCGCGCACCCACTGCATGGACTTGAGATGAGCGGGCACAGCCCCTTTAAGCAGGTCACGGGTCAGTGGGGGGCTCGCTTCTACCGGGTGGTTGGCACCGATGAGCACAAGGTTTCCATAACGGCGACCTTTTAGCATGGGAGGATCTGCGATGACACCCACGTACGGCCACACTTCAACCATTCCCGCCAATTCCTCACGCGCTTCCTTCAGGTCGCTGTGCGAGCCACAGTTGGCCACGTAGACGCCGTTGTTGCTCAAACTCAACTTCGCCGCCGCGTAAAACTCCACTGTGGTTAGGCTCCGCGGGGTCAGCGCGGAGCTGAACACGTCCCGGATTATCACATCGCGGGTGGCGGGTTTAAACCCGAAGGTTTCTTCGCGGGCGTCGCCGACCCTAATTTTGACAGCCGGGGCCCGAGGAACGTCGAACAGCTCGCGTGCAAGAACGGCAAGCTTAGAGTCGATTTCAACCACCGTGTTCCGGCTGCCAGTCCACGCTGCCGCAAAGTAGCGCGCCAGTGTGCAGGCGCCGCCGCCGAGATGCGTCAGGCGCGGTTTGTCGAAGGTGGTTTCGTGGTCGAGGAAAGAGGCAATCCAGCGCATGTACTCAAAATCGAGGCGAAGCGGGTCGCCTGGCACAACGTGCGAGCTTGGCACCCCGTTGACCAGTAGAACCATGGAGCCGTCGGGTTCAGTGAAGATTTCGGCGACACCTGTGTCGATCTCATGGAACTCGCTTTGTGAGGCCATGGACAGCGAGAGTACACTGCCGCGGTATGCGCGTTTTGGTTGCTATGAGCGGGGGAGTCGACAGTTCCGTGGCGGCCGCTCGACTTGTCGAAGCCGGCCACGACGTCGTCGGTGTCCACCTAGCCCTGTCGCGCGACGCCCAAGCCACCCGGGAAACAGCGCGCGGCTGCTGCTCCTTGGAGGACTCAGCTGACGCACGGCGCGTCTGCGACAAGTTGGGCATTCCCTTCTACGTGTGGGACTTCTCAGAGCGCTTCCAAGAAGAAGTCATTGACAACTTCGTCTGGTCCTACCAACACGGCGAAACCCCCAACCCATGTTTGAGGTGCAACGAGAAAATTAAGTTTGCAGCCTTGTTGGAACGCGCTCTAGCCCTGGGTTTCGACGCAGTAGCCACCGGCCACTACGCCATCGTCGACAGCGAAGGCAACTTACGGCGCTCCACAGACCCGAACAAAGACCAGTCCTACGTCCTCGGAGTGCTCAACCGCCGCGAGCTCGACTCCTGCATATTCCCAGTCGGCGACACCGAAAAGCCCCAGATCCGCGCGGAGGCAGCCCGCCACGGCTTCGCCACGGCCCACAAGCCCGATTCCTACGACATCTGTTTCATTCCTGACGGCAACACCCAGGCGTTTTTGGGCAAAAGTATCGGCATGCGTCCGGGCCTCATCCGCGATCAAGACGGCACGACACTCAAAACCCACGACGGGGCGTTCCAGTACACGATCGGGCAACGCCGCGGCCTGGACTTGCGTGAACCCGCCGCCGACGGCAAACCGCGCTACGTCACTGCCATCGACGCCGAAACAGGGGATGTGACCGTAGGTCCGCGCGAGGCGCTGAAAGTCCATGAGATCCGCGCCGACCGGCTCAAGGTCTTGCATGAGGCGATGAGCGGCACCTTTGAAGCGCTCGTGCAGGTGCGCGCCCACGGTGGTGTGGTGGGCTGTCGCGCCACGATCGAAGGCGATGAGATGGTGCTTGCCTTGCATGAGCCGCTCGAAGGTGTCGCTCCCGGCCAGGCCGCAGTGATCTACCTGCCGGACCCGGATGGGCGCGGAGACATAGTGCTCGGATCTGGAACCATTCTCGCGCGACGAGACAACAAAGCACACGGGTAATCTGCAGTCATGGCGTCAATACCCACGTCAGGTTCCACCGCATTCGGCTTAGGGGAGCTGCCCGGAACGGACCTGCGGCAGGCCGCGGACGTGGTCATTAGCGAATCCCCGTTGCCGCATCTCCCGCAGCTACCCGCCCGCGGAATCGGCTTCGATGCGATCGGACGCACCGCCGCGCTTGTCCCCATCCCCATCGACCGCGGCCCCCGCGGGTGGCGCGTGTCCAGCCAGCACCGCACGGTGCGCGACCACATGCCACGAGACTTGGACGAGTTAGAAGGCTACTGGGGCAAGGTGGATACGTTGAAGGTGCAGGTGGTGGGGCCGTGGACGCTCGCTGCAGAGGTGGAGATGAAAAACGGCCACCGCATGATCACGGACCCGGGAGCGTTGCGCGACATCACCGAAGCGCTGGCCGAGGCCGTCAATGAGCACCTTCAGGACGTGGCCCGCCGCTTCAGCGCACGAACCGTGCTCCAGCTCGACGAGCCGAGACTTGGCCAAGTGATGCGCGGCGAGCTGCGCGGCGCCACCCGTTACCACGACATTCCGGCAGTTCCGGAGCCATTGGAGCGCCTCGAACCGTTCGGCGATTTCCTCCTACACACCGATGCACTGGTGGAAACTGACTGGCTCACTGTCGATGTGGCGGCAGCCACCCAGACCCAGCAAAAGGATGCCCTGGCACGACTTATCGAAGGCGGTACTCGCTTGGCGGTGGCCCCAGTTGAGCCGTCGCAGTTGTGGCGCTTTTTCGATGACGTCCAGATCGATCCCGCCAGCGTCAACATCGATGTGTGGGCGCGGCCCGCCACCACTCTTGTCGGCGCCGCCAGCAACTACAAACAGGCCCGCGAGATGTCCGAGGGCTTGCTGTGAACACGAACCTAACCAATCATGGGCCAGGACAGGTTGAAGTCGCTCACGTCCCGGCCCTGGCCCTGAAAATACTTCTTTAACCCTAAAGCGTTGTTGTAGAACTCGACGGCCTGATACTCCATCAGCTCCCCGACGTCCATCTGCGCTAACTCCGGCCACACACGCACCTGCTTCCAGGCGATACGGGCTGCCGCCATCGCATCGGCGGTCGCCTCGTGTGCGTTGTCCAAGCGCACCCCGTAGTGGGCAGCCATATCGGTCAGGGTGCGCTTACCGCGGCGGCGGCGGTCCTTGGCGCGGTCGATTACCAAGGGGTCGTAGACGGGGCCGGTGACAGTGAAATCGCCCGTTAGGGCGCGCAGCACCGAAAGATCGTAGGGAGCGTTGAACACGATTAAGGTCAGGCCGTCATCCCACCCCTTTTTGATGCTGTCGACCGTTTTGTTCAGCACCTCCTCGTGCGGGCGGCCCTCAGCGCGGGCTTTCTGCGTGGTGATCCCGTGGATCTTCGCGGCAGCTTCGGGGATGTCCACACCGGGATCGGCGAGGTCTTCGGTGAAGGAAACCTCGGGGCCGTCGATAAGCACGAGCGCCGAGGTGACGATGCGCGCTGTGGCGGGATCAGTAGAGGTTGTCTCGAGGTCGAAAGAAAGCATGCGTGAGGCGTCGAAGGTGGCCATGAGCCGTATTTTAGTTGGTGGGGTACACATGTCGGGCGGGTCGCTAAGCTTTAAAGGCATGACTGACATCTCGCCTGATCTTCGACGCCAGTGGGAAGAACTTGCCGACAAGGTGCGCCATCACAGAAACCTTTACTACAACGCTCAGCCGGTGATTTCGGACGCCGAATTCGACTTGCTGTACCAGTCTTTGCAAAAGCTGGAAAAGGACCACCCGGAATTGGTGGTACCGGATTCACCGACCTTGCAGGTAGGTGCACCAACGTCGAGTGCGTTCGCGGACGTGGCTCACCTTGAGCGCATGATGAGTCTCGATAATGTCTTTTCCCGCGAGGAGCTTGCGCATTGGTTGGACAAAACTCCCGGTCCTTATTTGACGGAGCTTAAAATTGATGGGCTTTCGATTGACTTGGTTTTTGAAAATGGCTTGCTCATCCGCGCCGCGACGCGCGGTGACGGCACGGTGGGCGAGGACATCACCGACAACGCCAGGGTCATTCCAGACATCCCGCACAAGCTAAAGGGTGATTTCCCGCCGCTTCTTGAGGTGCGCGGCGAGGTGTTTATTCGCCCCGAGGATTTCCCTGCGCTCAACGAGCTGCGCCAGAAGGAAGGCGGCAAACCTTTCGCTAACCCTCGCAATACCGCGGCGGGAGGTTTGCGTCAGAAGAACCCGGAGGATGTAAAGAAGCGCAAGCTGCGCATGATTTGCCACGGCATCGGTGCCCGCGAGGGTTTTGAGCCGCAGACTCAGTATGAGGCTTATGAAAAGCTCAAGAGTTGGGGGTTGCCCGTCTCGGAGTACACCCGCCGCGCTGAGACCGCGGACGAGGTCCACGAGGCGGTTGCTTATTGGGCGGAGCACCGCCATGATGCTATCCACGAAACGGATGGGCTGGTGATAAAGGTAGACAACGTCGAGCAGCAGCGCCGCCTCGGCGCGACATCGCGGGCGCCGCGATGGGCGATCGCCTACAAGTACCCGCCGGAGGAGGTCACCACGACCTTGCTTGACATCCAGGTATCTGTGGGGCGCACGGGGCGCGCAACTCCGTTTGCGATTCTCAAGCCAGTGCTGGTGTCAGGGTCAACAGTGTCCTTGGCTACTTTGCATAATCCAGACGAGGTCAAGCGCAAGGGTGTGCTCATTGGTGACACTGTGGTTGTGCGCAAGGCTGGTGAGATCATCCCCGAGGTGTTGGGTCCTGTCGCTGACCTTCGCGACGGCACCGAGCGTGAATTCATTTTTCCGGACAACTGCCCGAGTTGTGGAACGAAACTTGCGCCGGCACGCGAGGGTGACGCCGACTGGCGCTGCCCCAATACCCGTTCCTGCCCGGCGCAGCTAGCGCAACGGCTGAAGTACCTTGCTGGTCGTGGAGCTTTCGATATTGAGGCGCTCGGTGAGAAGGGTGCGATTGATTTGACGAGCCGGGGCATCCTTGCTGACGAGGGTGATCTTTTTGACCTGACGGAGGATCGACTTGAGCTCTCGGAGTTGTATACGAATAAGGCAGGCAAAGTGAACTCCAGCGGGCGCAAGCTTTTGGATAACCTCGCTACTGTCCGTGAGACCGATTTGTGGCGTGTGATCGTCGCTTTGTCGATCCGCCACGTTGGGCCCACTGCCGCTCGCGCGCTCGCTGCGCGCTACAAGAGCATGGACGCGCTTGTCGACGCCCCCGTTAACGATTTGGCCGAAACTGATGGCGTCGGTATGGTTATTGCCGAGTCTTTTAAGGACTGGTTCGAGGTGGATTGGCACCGAGAAATCGTGCGTAAGTGGCGTGAGGCTGGGGTGAGCATGCAGGATTCCAACGAGCAAGCAACTTCGCTTACTTTGGAGGGTTTGACGGTGGTTGCGACTGGA
The Corynebacterium sp. BD556 genome window above contains:
- a CDS encoding glycoside hydrolase family 25 protein encodes the protein MNHKVQTITAALVAALVATALAVAVPFSPTRNTNAGAQPIADLVQGVDVAGHQRPDGRQIDWRTVAGPGGQHFAFVKATEGVGWKNVYYDEDARLAREAGLAVGAYHYARPAKDPVAQAHDFAAAINAGPELNLPPVLDLEVDEGLNPAALAVWTQTFLTEVERATGKKPMVYTYRYFWYERMNNTNAFTGYPLWLAAYQNQAPRPVGGWDKVSVWQRSDAGRIAGVSTPVDHNIFNGDISAFHNFVGGDLTAGGGVLESFQAPESGELAVLAQDNTALVVAILALAAGILAAPQLAQAAEQVGFNNFDAENITNSVRDLVASGELPVEDLRTMMIGDYSVGDLLILLHNASA
- a CDS encoding spermidine synthase; the protein is MASQSEFHEIDTGVAEIFTEPDGSMVLLVNGVPSSHVVPGDPLRLDFEYMRWIASFLDHETTFDKPRLTHLGGGACTLARYFAAAWTGSRNTVVEIDSKLAVLARELFDVPRAPAVKIRVGDAREETFGFKPATRDVIIRDVFSSALTPRSLTTVEFYAAAKLSLSNNGVYVANCGSHSDLKEAREELAGMVEVWPYVGVIADPPMLKGRRYGNLVLIGANHPVEASPPLTRDLLKGAVPAHLKSMQWVRDLLRRAPALARHDP
- the mnmA gene encoding tRNA 2-thiouridine(34) synthase MnmA, which gives rise to MRVLVAMSGGVDSSVAAARLVEAGHDVVGVHLALSRDAQATRETARGCCSLEDSADARRVCDKLGIPFYVWDFSERFQEEVIDNFVWSYQHGETPNPCLRCNEKIKFAALLERALALGFDAVATGHYAIVDSEGNLRRSTDPNKDQSYVLGVLNRRELDSCIFPVGDTEKPQIRAEAARHGFATAHKPDSYDICFIPDGNTQAFLGKSIGMRPGLIRDQDGTTLKTHDGAFQYTIGQRRGLDLREPAADGKPRYVTAIDAETGDVTVGPREALKVHEIRADRLKVLHEAMSGTFEALVQVRAHGGVVGCRATIEGDEMVLALHEPLEGVAPGQAAVIYLPDPDGRGDIVLGSGTILARRDNKAHG
- a CDS encoding methionine synthase; translation: MASIPTSGSTAFGLGELPGTDLRQAADVVISESPLPHLPQLPARGIGFDAIGRTAALVPIPIDRGPRGWRVSSQHRTVRDHMPRDLDELEGYWGKVDTLKVQVVGPWTLAAEVEMKNGHRMITDPGALRDITEALAEAVNEHLQDVARRFSARTVLQLDEPRLGQVMRGELRGATRYHDIPAVPEPLERLEPFGDFLLHTDALVETDWLTVDVAAATQTQQKDALARLIEGGTRLAVAPVEPSQLWRFFDDVQIDPASVNIDVWARPATTLVGAASNYKQAREMSEGLL
- a CDS encoding 3'-5' exonuclease, with amino-acid sequence MATFDASRMLSFDLETTSTDPATARIVTSALVLIDGPEVSFTEDLADPGVDIPEAAAKIHGITTQKARAEGRPHEEVLNKTVDSIKKGWDDGLTLIVFNAPYDLSVLRALTGDFTVTGPVYDPLVIDRAKDRRRRGKRTLTDMAAHYGVRLDNAHEATADAMAAARIAWKQVRVWPELAQMDVGELMEYQAVEFYNNALGLKKYFQGQGRDVSDFNLSWPMIG
- the ligA gene encoding NAD-dependent DNA ligase LigA, whose translation is MTDISPDLRRQWEELADKVRHHRNLYYNAQPVISDAEFDLLYQSLQKLEKDHPELVVPDSPTLQVGAPTSSAFADVAHLERMMSLDNVFSREELAHWLDKTPGPYLTELKIDGLSIDLVFENGLLIRAATRGDGTVGEDITDNARVIPDIPHKLKGDFPPLLEVRGEVFIRPEDFPALNELRQKEGGKPFANPRNTAAGGLRQKNPEDVKKRKLRMICHGIGAREGFEPQTQYEAYEKLKSWGLPVSEYTRRAETADEVHEAVAYWAEHRHDAIHETDGLVIKVDNVEQQRRLGATSRAPRWAIAYKYPPEEVTTTLLDIQVSVGRTGRATPFAILKPVLVSGSTVSLATLHNPDEVKRKGVLIGDTVVVRKAGEIIPEVLGPVADLRDGTEREFIFPDNCPSCGTKLAPAREGDADWRCPNTRSCPAQLAQRLKYLAGRGAFDIEALGEKGAIDLTSRGILADEGDLFDLTEDRLELSELYTNKAGKVNSSGRKLLDNLATVRETDLWRVIVALSIRHVGPTAARALAARYKSMDALVDAPVNDLAETDGVGMVIAESFKDWFEVDWHREIVRKWREAGVSMQDSNEQATSLTLEGLTVVATGKLENFTRDEVKEAILSRGGKAAGSVSKNTDYVVVGEKPGSKAAKAEELGVRVLNEQEFIQLLETGTV